The genomic window TTCCACATACGAAATTAGAGAATTTTAAGACAGGAGGTTCCAACAATATATAGTTTTCTAGTAGTAATTGTACTACTTCTTTATGTTACAACTTATTTATAATATACCATctttgtactatatatgtaaataacatGCAATTTCATTTCttggtatatataaatattaatcacCCTACCCGTTATATTTGCACTTTGTAACACTTCTGGACTTAAATTatactaaacaaataatattgcaTTTTTAAGTCATTAGTATTACCGATcactattttttgtaaatataaacaattgcAATCCGATTTTACCTGTGAGGTAAACAAATTagaaatgtgaaattaatatcGATAACTTGAAATTAATTCCAATTAGCAAAGTTGCCATCACACAATCACGCCGTAATATTTATTCCCAACAAactttaaaacttttaccaCTTCTCTATTACCATTTGTGAAATAGGTAAAATTGTGCAATGAGTAAATCGGTTAAATAGGTTTAATTTACAGCACACATCGAACATCAGAGCAAAAATCTAAAACAATGCGaagaaaatgttttatatgAATCAGATATCAACTTTTTATGCTTTGAGCAGTAGTATTTGTTTGTTGCTTCACTTCTTTGTGAATGGGCAATTAGAGAAAAGCACTGAAATCAAAGGGATTAaagtatcttcttcttctttactggtgtagacacAGCTgacacgattatagccgagttaacaacagcgcgccccTCGCGCGGGGTGTAGTTATGAAACGTTGATGGGATTTTAGAAAATCGGTGTGGTAGTGAGCACAGGAAGCAAATCTTTCAATTCGTGTTGCAAAAACGCCGCCAGAAAGCCAATAAGTCTCTGTAGGAGTTTTCTACAGAGATTGATAAGTCAGCTCACTTATTTTATGCACATAAAATCGTTAAGTTTATCTGGATACAAAAACGCTTTCAGTGCCGTTCAGCCGGCTGGAGGAGTGTTCCTCccataacttcagtatgttCTGAACATTAACTACTAGATCACCACTTTGGGACCTGGAAGACTATACCCCTgttttgaaaccttccgttagtCGATGCATCTTTTCGTTGAATCTTCGAGCATAACCCTAGTCGGCTAGCTTCTCAAGCTATTCATAATCAttcatttcggcctctttcttttttgtcTGCGTATGCTGCGTCTCGCATCCCTCGCATCCCTTTTCGACAATTAGCTTaatgaattttcttgtgcttgaatctagtactacagacaaCCATGTTTCGGACCCCTGCGAAGTCGATCGGCTTCCTCCCATTTGGAGAGGTTTCGCCATGGTGGctcaaattttcaattgttgtaCCCAAGATGGCTCTTttgtccaccctggcgttaagaTCGACAAGCACAATATTTAAATCGCTGCGGGGGCAGTCCTGccgctcataaaaggcatttAAGGGgcatattcttaaataatattacttttgCTGTGGTCATCATCAAAAGTGGAGTCTTTTATTCATGGCGGTTGTTTCTGTTTCATTGGGAGTGGGATctacgtggcggatcccaaagAGACGCTGCAATTAGATTTCTGCGAACTCTTAAACCGAATATGTCGGAATGGCTCCCAGCTTGAGCTTCTTATCTTTTAGACGTAACCCTAGACCCCTCACGGGTTGCTCGCGCATTTTACATAAGGGTTACTTACGTTTCCAGAGTGCGCGTCAAGGACGCAAAAATAGAAATTGGGTATAGCCCTAATATTGTAACTGCTTACCCAGAAGCATGACTATACCCCATTATATTGCATTAATGTTTACATAACATTTCAATTCTGCAATCTCAATTGAAAGGATCGtgcaatcaaaattttttttgcaatcttttcataattttcttctAAAAGTAGTCACacacgaaattaaaaaaaaaactatattttttcaattgggacttaatttttcaacacaGGCCAAAATCTTGCCGTTTGGCTCGCAACCTAACTATACATAAGCCTTACGTTATTAAACATTCTATTCTGGCATCTTTTGTACAATGTAAATAAATGAATCTGTTAGAacacatttattaatattaagttagaattatattttatttattatcttctgcaattaaaaaaaaataataattcaaatttgATATTGGCGTTAAAATGCTATTCGCTTTAAATGCGTTTTGCCACAAGCAGTTATGTTTagtaaaaacataaaacttggttgctttttatttaattcagtTTCAATATGTTTACAATTCACAAAGAATGTATAGCTTGTAACGAAAATTCTATCAATGAATTGGTATTTCGGTAGTTGTGGTTTTCTGGGATGTGTGATAACAGGCAACAGTTTTGAATTGTCTGAAGGAAGTCTAACAGAAGCTGAACAGTGTGAAATATACGGTGTGTTCGGTGGAATGATTCCACAACCTACTTGTGGCTGGTATTGTTCTTTTCCGCTTAATCGTTCGCCATGGTAAGAggattttatgttttaatgttGAAATGTAATAgtgttttttgtaaaattatatttgtaatatgaCTGATACAAGCATGCCActctttattattaaatttctaattatttttttttgcaatttatagGGTCGTGTTCGAACTAAAACAGTTAAGAAGGCCGCAAAGGTCATTATTGAGAAATACTACACGCGCTTGACGTTGGATTTCCAcacaaataaaagaatttgtgAAGAAGTCGCTATTATTCCTACAAAGCCATTGAGGAATAAGATTGCTGGGTAAGTTTTATGGCGTAAACTGAGAATAACATTGTACTAAATATCCTAATTTTTTAGATATGTTACACATTTAATGGGTCGTTTGCGACACTCTCAAGTTAGAGGCATTTCCATAAAACTGCAAGAAGAAGAGCGAGAACGTCGTGATAATTATGTACCAGCTGTATCTGCTTTGGAACAGGACATAATTGAAGTTGATTCTGACACTAAGGAAATGTTGAAGCTCTTGGATTTCCACAATATTCGTGGTTTACAATTAACTCAACCATCAACCGGTGGCTCATTCAATAGAAGAAATTAAACTTGTGTTTTAGTGagaacaaaaatacatttgtaatttaacaaaaatatttcgtttgaaATTCTTGAATAGGAAAGTGTCAGCTCTTTTCTATATCCCATTTATTACTTTAATGAAGTAAACTATTCATAATTAACTGTGAGCGTATGTGGCTGGTTAGAAATATAATGGAAGGAATGATATATGTAACAATACTTATTGGTCATATTCACCAATTTTGTTCCCATTGAAATATGGTTATAAAGACTCGATGTCTACAAACCAGCTTAATATCGTTACGTTAACACGTTCTACCCGGCACGttttatataagtttatataCATTGCACAAGATTGTCAAGTTGTTCGTATAATGGCACTTTtctaattgttttgttttagaaagacctataacaaataaattttatttatgttgaaaACGCCTACAaccaatataaatttataattcccCAATCTATTTTATTTCCACGGTCCACGCCGCCAGATAAGCGCAGTGCTCGTGGACCACTAGTGTTTTACGCCGGGTAAAACGTTAAATGCAAAACGACCTATCAAAAACTGTAATAGCAACAGAGTTGCTATATTAGATACACATTCCTTACTTAActtctatttaaataaaagtcaCAAAATTTTGTGTGTAAGGTAAAGAGTGATGCTTTAAATTTGGTTGTAACAACac from Bactrocera tryoni isolate S06 chromosome 5, CSIRO_BtryS06_freeze2, whole genome shotgun sequence includes these protein-coding regions:
- the LOC120778595 gene encoding 40S ribosomal protein S17, which codes for MGRVRTKTVKKAAKVIIEKYYTRLTLDFHTNKRICEEVAIIPTKPLRNKIAGYVTHLMGRLRHSQVRGISIKLQEEERERRDNYVPAVSALEQDIIEVDSDTKEMLKLLDFHNIRGLQLTQPSTGGSFNRRN